The Macaca fascicularis isolate 582-1 chromosome 1, T2T-MFA8v1.1 genome includes a window with the following:
- the ZFP69B gene encoding zinc finger protein 69 homolog B isoform X2 has protein sequence MLENYGNLVSVGYQLSKPGVISQLEKGEEPWLMEREISGVPSSDLESKTKTKESALQNDISWEELHCGLMMERSTKGSTMYSTLGRIPKCNKLESQQENQRMGEGQIPLMCKKTFTQETGQESHRFEKRINVKSEVIPGPIGLPSKRDRKYDTSGKRSRYNIDLVNHSRSYTKMKTFECNICEKIFKQLIHLTEHMRIHTGEKPFRCKECGKAFSQSSSLIPHQRIHTGEKPYECKECGKTFRHPSSLTQHVRIHTGEKPYECRVCEKAFSQSIGLIQHLRTHVREKPFTCKDCGKTFFQIRHLRQHEIIHTGVKPYICNVCSKTFSHSTYLTQHQRTHTGERPYKCKECGKAFSQRIHLSIHQRVHTGVKPYECSHCGKAFRHDSSFAKHQRIHTGEKPYDCNECGKAFSCSSSLIRHCKTHFRNTFSNVV, from the exons ATGCTGGAGAACTATGGGAACCTGGTCTCAGTGG GATATCAGCTTTCCAAACCTGGCGTGATTTCCCAgttggagaaaggagaagaacCATGGCTGATGGAGAGAGAGATTTCAGGAGTACCAAGTTCAG acttggagagcaaaacaaaaaccaaagagtCAGCCTTACAGAATGATATTTCATGGGAAGAATTACATTGTGGCCTAATGATGGAAAGATCTACAAAAGGAAGCACCATGTATTCCACCTTGGGAAGAATCCCCAAATGTAATAAGCTAGAAAGCCAACAAGAGAACCAAAGAATGGGTGAGGGGCAAATCCCCTTGATGTGCAAGAAAACATTCACTCAGGAGACAGGCCAAGAATCTCATAGATTTGAGAAAAGAATTAATGTGAAGTCAGAAGTTATACCAGGACCAATAGGTCTTCCAAGTAAAAGAGATCGTAAATATGACACATCTGGAAAGAGAAGCAGATACAACATAGATTTAGTTAATCATTCAAGGAGttacacaaaaatgaaaacctttGAATGTAATATTTGTGAAAAAATCTTCAAACAGCTTATTCACCTTACTGAACACATGAGAATTCATACCGGGGAGAAACCTTTCAgatgtaaggaatgtggaaaagcctttagCCAAAGTTCATCTCTTATTccacatcagagaattcatactggtgagaaaccctatgaatgtaaggaatgtgggaaaacctTCAGACATCCTTCATCACTTACTCAACATGTTAGAATTCATACTGGGGAGAAGCCCTATGAATGTAGGGTATGTGAGAAAGCCTTCAGCCAAAGCATTGGACTGATCCAGCATTTGAGAACTCATGTTAGAGAGAAACCTTTTACCTGCAAAGACTGTGGAAAAACGTTTTTCCAGATTAGACACCTTAGGCAACACGAGATTATTCATACTGGTGTGAAACCCTATATTTGTAATGTATGTAGTAAAACCTTCAGCCATAGCACATACCTAACTCAACACCAGAGAACTCATACTGGAGAAAGACCATataaatgtaaggaatgtgggaaagcctttagcCAGAGAATACATCTTTCTATCCATCAGAGAGTCCATACTGGAGTAAAACCTTATGAATGCAGTCactgtgggaaagccttcagacATGATTCATCCTTTGCtaaacatcagagaattcatactggagaaaaaccttaTGATTGTAATGagtgtggaaaagccttcagctGTAGTTCATCCCTTATTAGACACTGCAAAACACATTTCAGAAATACCTTCAGCAACGTTGTATga
- the ZFP69B gene encoding zinc finger protein 69 homolog B isoform X1 yields MLQQLLITLPTEASMWVKLHHPKKITEGVALREDVTKMFKGEALLSQDADETQGDSLDSRVALGPLTAESQELLTFKDVSVDFTQEEWGQLAPAHRNLYREVMLENYGNLVSVGYQLSKPGVISQLEKGEEPWLMEREISGVPSSDLESKTKTKESALQNDISWEELHCGLMMERSTKGSTMYSTLGRIPKCNKLESQQENQRMGEGQIPLMCKKTFTQETGQESHRFEKRINVKSEVIPGPIGLPSKRDRKYDTSGKRSRYNIDLVNHSRSYTKMKTFECNICEKIFKQLIHLTEHMRIHTGEKPFRCKECGKAFSQSSSLIPHQRIHTGEKPYECKECGKTFRHPSSLTQHVRIHTGEKPYECRVCEKAFSQSIGLIQHLRTHVREKPFTCKDCGKTFFQIRHLRQHEIIHTGVKPYICNVCSKTFSHSTYLTQHQRTHTGERPYKCKECGKAFSQRIHLSIHQRVHTGVKPYECSHCGKAFRHDSSFAKHQRIHTGEKPYDCNECGKAFSCSSSLIRHCKTHFRNTFSNVV; encoded by the exons ATGCTGCAGCAGCTCCTGATCACCCTGCCCACCGAGGCCAGCATGTGGGTGAAGTTGCATCATCCAAAGAAGATCACGGAGGGGGTGGCCCTGCGGGAGGATGTGACTAAAATGTTTAAAGGAGAAG CTCTGCTGTCTCAGGATGCTGATGAGACCCAGGGAGACAGTTTAGACAGTAGAGTGGCCCTTGGACCCCTGACAGCAGAATCCCAG GAACTATTAACCTTCAAGGACGTATCTGTGGACTTCACTCAGGAGGAGTGGGGGCAGCTGGCCCCTGCTCACCGGAATCTGTACCGGGAGGTGATGCTGGAGAACTATGGGAACCTGGTCTCAGTGG GATATCAGCTTTCCAAACCTGGCGTGATTTCCCAgttggagaaaggagaagaacCATGGCTGATGGAGAGAGAGATTTCAGGAGTACCAAGTTCAG acttggagagcaaaacaaaaaccaaagagtCAGCCTTACAGAATGATATTTCATGGGAAGAATTACATTGTGGCCTAATGATGGAAAGATCTACAAAAGGAAGCACCATGTATTCCACCTTGGGAAGAATCCCCAAATGTAATAAGCTAGAAAGCCAACAAGAGAACCAAAGAATGGGTGAGGGGCAAATCCCCTTGATGTGCAAGAAAACATTCACTCAGGAGACAGGCCAAGAATCTCATAGATTTGAGAAAAGAATTAATGTGAAGTCAGAAGTTATACCAGGACCAATAGGTCTTCCAAGTAAAAGAGATCGTAAATATGACACATCTGGAAAGAGAAGCAGATACAACATAGATTTAGTTAATCATTCAAGGAGttacacaaaaatgaaaacctttGAATGTAATATTTGTGAAAAAATCTTCAAACAGCTTATTCACCTTACTGAACACATGAGAATTCATACCGGGGAGAAACCTTTCAgatgtaaggaatgtggaaaagcctttagCCAAAGTTCATCTCTTATTccacatcagagaattcatactggtgagaaaccctatgaatgtaaggaatgtgggaaaacctTCAGACATCCTTCATCACTTACTCAACATGTTAGAATTCATACTGGGGAGAAGCCCTATGAATGTAGGGTATGTGAGAAAGCCTTCAGCCAAAGCATTGGACTGATCCAGCATTTGAGAACTCATGTTAGAGAGAAACCTTTTACCTGCAAAGACTGTGGAAAAACGTTTTTCCAGATTAGACACCTTAGGCAACACGAGATTATTCATACTGGTGTGAAACCCTATATTTGTAATGTATGTAGTAAAACCTTCAGCCATAGCACATACCTAACTCAACACCAGAGAACTCATACTGGAGAAAGACCATataaatgtaaggaatgtgggaaagcctttagcCAGAGAATACATCTTTCTATCCATCAGAGAGTCCATACTGGAGTAAAACCTTATGAATGCAGTCactgtgggaaagccttcagacATGATTCATCCTTTGCtaaacatcagagaattcatactggagaaaaaccttaTGATTGTAATGagtgtggaaaagccttcagctGTAGTTCATCCCTTATTAGACACTGCAAAACACATTTCAGAAATACCTTCAGCAACGTTGTATga